The following coding sequences lie in one Tichowtungia aerotolerans genomic window:
- a CDS encoding sensor histidine kinase: MSVALRIVLMLMLFGVSDAGLIAHYDFSDGDLLDNEVGREYELRQMKSDPHCLALVTLNTLEGTAVFDGGSNLNGWLETDGPGELEAFTVSFWFRTGQVSQGSLYNGLFASNRDVHFSKNFPPGKLDWGLYSNRENGGALHLQVFQDKGLESDFVFQPDVWQHVLIRKRGCGASAHTELFLSPVDGVPGKPLLSGDDFDLSLEKIILGVNRNAHFGYRMEVANVKVFDDASVSVEDLFDEGPQTQTLFEPVPLYKLNRTMRDLRREVANLREEMIGFPHIKESLQVDSYGFHSSYLPRLESVPDEPRWTVEFNITTAPGVFSECYLVPAADRRVSGMPGYGFPKRFRIYSVDFDGEHKVLADWRTRDYPDPGRCPVRVYGSETALAKLVLEVYQGQVETGMEFFALDEVFVRSDFTFIKIDRIEAAGSFESPPFWGTEYLGDQKTSLGLPLMPNAEPANDCYASFHELPSEPLKMEIDLAENRPVDNVLFFPARPPEGIYIPGFGFPGDVTVEFIRESENGTPVLIHTSRITGRANPGNNIVRVPGNSGSVRWLRFSFDQFALHQGWPIFALGEIVVANHREPQVDIAAVRSEFSGVSLLVDGKAGGATVLPMTIWLDGLMRGQDLSKRLDLALKLMDRLQARWEHFEQGAWKVSGVLLLLVSVVALMLRQVGLHKMRLRVEQEHRLAELEQMKIRLFTHISHDLRTPLTVILTRVERLMKRFREEESQASLIKIHRNVVRLKILTDQMLDLRTLQDGQLKMKCIQGNVAEQVVDIAESLRPLAEQKQIDLEVRRAAGDESGWFDPDKLHKIVVNLLANAIKYTPRGSQVNASVRLTKEDPSAGSLSTNTYSVKSGQRERRQRTSIASNPSDLYAVITVEDFGVGIPPSEMPHIFEQFYRVEEMRPVQAVGSGIGLALVKELVDLWGGRIDVKSPLAEGKGTRFTVVLSVAKKPECCERSTESV; encoded by the coding sequence ATGTCAGTCGCATTGCGAATTGTTTTGATGCTGATGCTGTTCGGTGTCAGTGACGCAGGTTTGATTGCGCATTATGACTTTTCGGACGGGGACCTGCTCGACAACGAGGTGGGGCGGGAATACGAGCTGCGGCAGATGAAGTCTGATCCGCATTGTCTGGCTCTGGTCACTTTGAATACGCTGGAAGGTACGGCGGTTTTTGACGGTGGTTCTAACCTGAACGGATGGCTGGAAACCGATGGCCCCGGAGAGTTGGAAGCCTTTACCGTGTCATTCTGGTTTCGCACCGGCCAGGTCAGCCAGGGAAGTTTGTATAATGGGCTGTTTGCCTCCAACAGAGATGTGCATTTCAGTAAGAATTTCCCTCCGGGGAAGCTGGATTGGGGGCTCTACAGCAATCGCGAGAACGGTGGGGCGCTCCATCTGCAGGTGTTTCAGGACAAGGGGCTGGAAAGCGATTTCGTTTTTCAGCCGGATGTGTGGCAGCACGTGCTCATCCGTAAGCGTGGATGCGGGGCTTCGGCGCATACGGAGCTTTTCCTTTCGCCAGTCGACGGGGTGCCTGGAAAACCGCTGCTGAGCGGTGACGATTTCGATTTGAGTCTCGAGAAAATTATTCTGGGCGTAAATCGCAATGCCCATTTTGGTTACCGGATGGAAGTGGCCAACGTGAAAGTATTCGATGACGCATCCGTTTCGGTTGAGGATCTGTTCGATGAGGGACCACAAACCCAAACATTATTTGAACCTGTTCCGCTGTATAAGCTTAATCGGACGATGCGGGACCTGCGCCGGGAGGTTGCCAACCTGCGGGAGGAGATGATTGGCTTTCCGCACATTAAAGAGTCTCTGCAGGTCGATTCGTACGGGTTTCACAGTTCGTATTTGCCCAGGTTGGAATCGGTTCCGGATGAGCCGCGTTGGACGGTCGAGTTCAATATTACAACGGCACCGGGCGTATTCAGCGAATGCTATCTGGTACCGGCGGCCGACCGCCGTGTATCAGGTATGCCAGGATACGGTTTCCCGAAACGGTTTAGGATTTACAGTGTGGACTTTGATGGCGAGCACAAAGTTCTGGCAGACTGGCGCACACGCGATTATCCCGATCCAGGACGTTGTCCGGTTCGGGTATACGGCTCTGAAACCGCACTGGCCAAGCTGGTTCTGGAAGTGTATCAGGGCCAGGTGGAAACCGGGATGGAGTTCTTTGCGCTTGATGAGGTTTTTGTGCGTTCAGATTTCACTTTCATTAAGATTGACCGGATTGAAGCGGCCGGCAGCTTTGAATCACCTCCTTTTTGGGGTACGGAATATCTCGGCGATCAGAAGACCAGCCTGGGGTTGCCGCTTATGCCGAATGCAGAACCGGCAAATGATTGTTATGCTTCTTTTCATGAGCTTCCGAGCGAGCCGCTGAAGATGGAGATTGATCTCGCTGAAAACCGGCCGGTCGATAATGTTTTGTTTTTTCCGGCCCGACCGCCCGAGGGGATTTATATTCCGGGTTTCGGGTTTCCCGGCGATGTGACAGTTGAGTTTATCCGGGAGTCGGAAAACGGAACTCCGGTTTTGATTCATACCTCCCGGATTACGGGCAGGGCGAATCCGGGTAACAATATTGTGCGGGTGCCGGGCAACTCCGGCAGCGTGCGTTGGTTGCGGTTTTCATTTGATCAGTTTGCTCTGCATCAGGGCTGGCCCATCTTTGCCCTCGGAGAAATTGTGGTGGCCAACCATCGCGAACCTCAGGTCGACATTGCGGCGGTTCGGTCAGAATTCTCCGGGGTGTCGCTTCTGGTCGACGGCAAGGCCGGGGGAGCAACAGTTCTGCCAATGACCATCTGGCTGGATGGTCTGATGCGTGGGCAGGATTTATCAAAGCGGCTGGATCTCGCTTTAAAGCTGATGGACCGGTTGCAGGCCCGATGGGAACATTTTGAACAAGGGGCATGGAAAGTCAGTGGCGTATTGTTGTTGCTGGTTTCCGTTGTGGCCCTGATGTTGCGACAGGTCGGCCTGCATAAAATGCGACTGCGGGTGGAACAGGAACATCGGCTGGCTGAACTGGAGCAGATGAAAATTCGGCTTTTTACCCATATTTCCCACGATCTGCGCACCCCCCTGACAGTTATCCTTACACGCGTCGAGCGGCTGATGAAGCGCTTCAGGGAAGAAGAGTCTCAGGCCTCGCTTATCAAGATTCATCGCAATGTCGTCCGGCTCAAAATACTGACGGATCAGATGCTGGACCTGCGCACATTGCAGGATGGGCAGCTTAAAATGAAATGCATTCAGGGCAATGTTGCGGAACAGGTGGTTGACATTGCCGAGTCGTTGCGACCGTTGGCTGAACAAAAGCAGATTGATCTTGAGGTCCGCCGGGCTGCAGGTGATGAGTCGGGATGGTTCGATCCGGACAAGCTGCACAAGATCGTGGTCAATCTCCTGGCCAATGCAATTAAATATACGCCCAGAGGCAGTCAGGTAAATGCTTCCGTTCGCCTGACAAAGGAAGATCCATCAGCAGGTTCCCTGTCGACGAACACTTATTCTGTGAAATCCGGGCAAAGAGAGCGCCGGCAACGAACATCTATCGCATCTAATCCGTCGGATTTGTATGCGGTCATTACGGTTGAGGATTTCGGCGTGGGTATTCCGCCAAGTGAGATGCCGCATATTTTTGAGCAGTTTTACCGCGTCGAAGAAATGCGGCCGGTTCAGGCTGTGGGCTCGGGCATCGGCCTCGCACTCGTCAAAGAGCTGGTCGATTTGTGGGGCGGGCGGATTGATGTCAAAAGCCCGCTGGCTGAAGGGAAGGGAACCCGTTTTACTGTTGTGCTTTCTGTTGCAAAAAAGCCAGAATGCTGTGAACGATCGACCGAATCCGTTTAA
- a CDS encoding response regulator transcription factor translates to MSELYEKPVILLVEDDEDVREVLQEELGEEYCVFEAENGREALGMVEKTAPDLIVTDIMMPEMDGLELCRRLKSDELTSHVPVIMLTSRGSVENQLEGLETGADDYVSKPFHMPILAARIRNLLAARKQMRERFSGHELIVEPSEITVVSSDERLLQRAIGVVEEHLDDVDFNVEAFSSAMYMSRSTLYLKLKGLVGQTPQEFIRTLRLKCAAQLLIGSTDNMSEIAMRVGWLEPTHFSRAFKKQFGCSPSDYRNNHLER, encoded by the coding sequence ATGAGCGAGCTCTACGAAAAACCGGTTATCCTCCTCGTCGAAGATGACGAAGATGTGCGCGAAGTGTTGCAGGAAGAGCTTGGAGAAGAGTACTGCGTATTTGAGGCGGAGAACGGGCGCGAGGCGCTTGGAATGGTCGAGAAGACAGCCCCGGACCTGATTGTTACCGACATCATGATGCCGGAAATGGACGGACTGGAGCTGTGTCGCCGCCTGAAAAGCGATGAGCTGACCAGTCATGTTCCCGTGATTATGCTTACGTCGCGCGGGTCGGTTGAAAACCAGCTTGAAGGTTTGGAAACCGGTGCGGACGATTATGTTTCCAAGCCGTTTCATATGCCGATTCTCGCTGCCCGCATTCGCAACCTGCTTGCGGCGCGGAAACAAATGCGTGAACGCTTTTCCGGTCATGAGCTGATCGTGGAGCCTTCCGAGATCACCGTGGTTTCAAGTGACGAACGGCTGCTGCAGCGAGCCATCGGGGTGGTGGAGGAACATTTGGATGATGTGGACTTCAACGTGGAGGCCTTTTCTTCAGCAATGTATATGAGCCGTTCCACACTTTATCTCAAGCTTAAGGGACTCGTCGGCCAGACCCCGCAGGAATTTATCCGCACGCTGCGTCTCAAGTGTGCGGCGCAGTTGCTGATCGGCAGCACCGATAACATGTCTGAAATTGCCATGCGGGTCGGCTGGCTCGAACCCACCCATTTCAGTCGTGCCTTTAAGAAGCAGTTTGGCTGCTCGCCTTCCGATTACCGGAACAATCATTTGGAGCGCTGA
- a CDS encoding carbon starvation CstA family protein: MLTFVISLIALVGGYFIYGSFVEKQFGIDEARATPAVEFDDGVDFVPMSAWRIFMVQFLNIAGLGPIFGAIMGAMYGPAAFLWIVLGCIFAGAVHDYFSGMLSVRHNGASIPEVVGHYMGGGFRFFMRIFSMILLLLVGVVFILGPAKILAGLTGEFVSTGALKTEDIWLMVIFVYYIAATMLPIDKIIGRFYPVFGAVLLVMAIGLLGAMVCMKAPIPEVSLSSLRNMHAEPGSHPLFPMLFITIACGAVSGFHSTQSPLMARCMTNERQGRRIFYGAMITEGVVALIWAAAAMSFFGGVGELNKTMAEQGNNAAWVVQEICNSWLGKTGGILAILGVVVCPITSGDTAFRSARLIIADFTRLCQKSVRKRLMISIPLFAVAFLVTRLNFGVIWRYFSFSNQLLAALVLWTAAIYMKTCRKNFWVVLLPAAFMTATCATYILIAPEGFRLSTVIAYPVGILTTVLFLGLFWGNRTFKDKLSNG, translated from the coding sequence ATGCTGACTTTTGTTATTTCACTGATCGCGCTGGTTGGTGGCTATTTTATCTATGGCTCTTTTGTTGAAAAGCAGTTTGGGATTGATGAGGCGCGAGCCACGCCGGCAGTCGAGTTTGATGACGGGGTCGATTTTGTTCCGATGTCGGCGTGGCGCATTTTCATGGTGCAGTTTCTGAATATTGCCGGGCTGGGACCGATTTTCGGGGCGATCATGGGAGCGATGTACGGTCCTGCGGCCTTTTTATGGATTGTGCTCGGCTGTATTTTTGCCGGGGCGGTGCACGACTATTTTTCCGGCATGTTGTCTGTACGGCATAATGGTGCCAGCATTCCCGAGGTGGTCGGACATTACATGGGCGGTGGATTCAGATTCTTCATGCGCATCTTTTCGATGATCCTGCTCTTACTTGTCGGCGTGGTCTTTATTCTGGGTCCGGCTAAAATTCTGGCCGGGCTGACCGGCGAGTTTGTTTCTACAGGTGCTCTGAAAACCGAGGATATTTGGCTGATGGTGATTTTTGTCTATTACATCGCAGCCACCATGTTGCCGATCGACAAGATCATCGGAAGGTTCTATCCGGTTTTCGGTGCCGTGCTTCTTGTGATGGCCATCGGCCTTTTGGGTGCCATGGTCTGCATGAAGGCCCCAATTCCGGAGGTCTCATTGTCTTCCCTGCGAAACATGCACGCAGAGCCGGGGTCGCATCCGCTCTTTCCGATGCTCTTCATCACCATAGCCTGTGGCGCGGTCTCCGGGTTCCATTCGACCCAGTCCCCGCTGATGGCACGCTGCATGACGAACGAGAGGCAGGGGCGTCGCATCTTCTATGGCGCAATGATTACCGAAGGCGTTGTGGCACTGATCTGGGCTGCAGCCGCGATGAGCTTTTTCGGCGGTGTTGGCGAGCTGAACAAAACGATGGCGGAGCAGGGAAACAATGCCGCCTGGGTCGTTCAGGAAATCTGCAACTCGTGGCTTGGGAAAACGGGAGGCATCCTGGCGATTCTCGGAGTGGTGGTTTGTCCAATCACCTCGGGAGATACTGCGTTTCGCAGCGCGCGTTTAATTATTGCCGATTTCACCAGGCTCTGCCAAAAGTCAGTCCGCAAACGCCTGATGATCAGTATTCCGCTTTTCGCGGTCGCCTTTCTCGTCACGCGTCTCAATTTCGGAGTGATTTGGCGCTACTTCAGTTTTTCCAACCAGCTGCTTGCGGCTCTCGTGCTGTGGACGGCGGCAATCTACATGAAAACGTGTCGGAAGAACTTCTGGGTTGTGCTGCTTCCCGCGGCCTTTATGACGGCAACCTGCGCCACTTATATTTTGATTGCTCCCGAAGGATTCAGGCTCTCAACGGTGATTGCCTATCCGGTTGGAATTCTAACGACGGTTTTGTTTCTCGGCCTGTTTTGGGGGAACAGGACATTTAAGGATAAATTATCCAATGGTTAG
- a CDS encoding SGNH/GDSL hydrolase family protein has translation MKNFGISLFLAGLICVSAAGAPSRLIQNLEAGNSQTLVYYGTSLTEAGKWTVQLTEVLQARYGQLVNTENCAKSGRDSVWGLANLASRVIPRNPDTVIIEFSMNDAIHSRNISVENARANLLSMVSALQQANPDVEVILLTMNPVGGEVAERTADHPYYRGNLPDYYQMVRDVAASHGLQLIDLNAVWNDWIADHPGEFGLYVPDGVHPNKTACREVILPGVLKGLGGGTVRLAVDSVENVR, from the coding sequence ATGAAGAATTTTGGAATCAGTTTGTTCTTGGCCGGATTGATTTGTGTGTCGGCAGCGGGGGCTCCCTCGCGCCTGATTCAGAATCTGGAGGCCGGGAATTCGCAAACTCTGGTCTACTATGGAACCAGCCTGACGGAGGCCGGCAAATGGACGGTTCAGCTGACGGAGGTGCTGCAGGCGCGCTATGGGCAGCTGGTCAATACAGAGAACTGCGCGAAATCCGGGCGGGATTCCGTTTGGGGACTGGCGAACCTGGCATCGCGGGTGATCCCCCGCAATCCCGACACGGTGATCATTGAATTTTCGATGAATGATGCAATTCATAGCCGGAATATTTCGGTTGAAAATGCGCGCGCAAACCTGCTTTCCATGGTTTCCGCGCTGCAGCAGGCCAACCCGGATGTTGAAGTGATTCTGCTGACCATGAACCCGGTCGGCGGTGAGGTTGCTGAACGGACGGCGGATCATCCGTATTACCGCGGGAACCTTCCGGATTATTACCAAATGGTTCGCGATGTTGCTGCGTCCCACGGTCTTCAGCTCATTGATCTGAACGCCGTCTGGAATGACTGGATTGCAGATCATCCTGGCGAGTTCGGGCTTTATGTTCCTGATGGTGTGCATCCGAACAAGACCGCCTGCCGTGAGGTGATACTGCCCGGCGTGCTTAAGGGATTGGGTGGGGGTACCGTTCGGCTTGCCGTAGATAGCGTTGAAAACGTTCGATGA
- a CDS encoding PEP-CTERM sorting domain-containing protein (PEP-CTERM proteins occur, often in large numbers, in the proteomes of bacteria that also encode an exosortase, a predicted intramembrane cysteine proteinase. The presence of a PEP-CTERM domain at a protein's C-terminus predicts cleavage within the sorting domain, followed by covalent anchoring to some some component of the (usually Gram-negative) cell surface. Many PEP-CTERM proteins exhibit an unusual sequence composition that includes large numbers of potential glycosylation sites. Expression of one such protein has been shown restore the ability of a bacterium to form floc, a type of biofilm.), whose amino-acid sequence MKKWLIITTVSILAAGSAQAVLIAYENFDYSGTISGQNGGTGWSGGWGAVGTVDSFSASGTEKSLYFGQSPDLITDGSDHIWSETSKAGVRTLSTGVSLASQTLYFSALVRTYGGSAANADMRAEFYSGVNMRANVGFSNGDLFADGNSAGYLTGDIAADAVADDTTYLLVMKRDAAGISASLIAADGKNSTLAAEPVSWQVTDALGSGVTFSELRLYANRGSGTGGLRIDELRVATDWDSAVNGMVIPEPATIGMLAVTGIGALFIRRRFMD is encoded by the coding sequence ATGAAAAAATGGCTGATTATAACCACGGTTTCCATTCTGGCAGCAGGATCGGCACAGGCCGTGCTCATTGCGTACGAAAACTTTGACTACAGCGGGACGATTTCCGGCCAGAACGGCGGCACCGGCTGGTCCGGCGGCTGGGGGGCGGTGGGGACCGTTGATTCGTTCTCAGCAAGCGGTACCGAAAAGAGTCTTTATTTTGGACAGTCTCCGGATTTGATCACAGACGGCAGCGATCACATTTGGTCGGAAACAAGCAAGGCGGGGGTGCGCACATTATCCACAGGGGTCAGTCTTGCGTCTCAAACCCTCTATTTTTCCGCGCTGGTGCGGACGTATGGCGGGAGTGCCGCCAACGCGGATATGCGCGCTGAATTCTATTCCGGCGTGAATATGCGTGCCAATGTCGGGTTTTCCAATGGCGATCTGTTTGCTGATGGAAACTCCGCCGGATATCTTACGGGCGACATCGCCGCCGATGCTGTTGCGGATGATACCACCTATTTACTGGTCATGAAGCGGGATGCCGCCGGCATCTCCGCCTCACTGATCGCCGCGGATGGGAAGAACAGCACGTTAGCGGCTGAACCGGTCAGCTGGCAGGTGACCGATGCCCTCGGCTCTGGGGTTACTTTTTCGGAACTTCGTTTGTATGCAAACCGGGGCTCCGGTACCGGTGGTCTCCGCATCGATGAACTGCGAGTCGCCACCGACTGGGACAGTGCTGTCAACGGCATGGTGATTCCGGAACCGGCCACCATCGGTATGCTCGCCGTTACCGGAATCGGGGCATTGTTTATCCGTCGACGGTTTATGGACTAA
- a CDS encoding right-handed parallel beta-helix repeat-containing protein has product MKRNLERFFCAVLAWLFLATGPGRAGCLMGSIDVAGDRSVVSVEVGCTNTLSEPYVLEHMPTLQGSSWRPVTTNHLQSPGGRLVHAGSSVGSSGFYRVRSGQVDELLLVNDDFDGNGDVTGSILERDVQRGGWESSVSLQVEDGRLTSSSSLQYASVELPPISPYGIVKITADYVSQDNNYWLGMGFAARSGGLHDSTNSGPWFNVRGNGAVSLFGGSGMSNRMSSAVAPPGRCEIMMEYNVLTQSATLSIGGVVVFDEVPVVNLVEPDLSWFTVEFEEDTATAGHSLDNVRVEYLPRPRPLRSLDTTQLIQVTDTSVSGIQQALYDAKALSTASDPVRLSIPQGTYTFKAPASNGQCVFQIDGLDYTVIDWNGSSVFLEDPLKGFMKLYAANHVIVQNLDSVDYSVLPFAQGSVVAVDHTARTVDVQIDAGFPHPTNAVFLLGVDGGEEMRWGHLVDPNVPGKHKENSSLHYWFTNVVHLSGSTFRYSMQADTTGHFEISDRFVDLPRFSNQLFNLGRAKQTTLKNITAYSCGNFFASGWYLNACNFLNVKVLIKPGRLKSVNGDCVTGTEWVPGPWIENCVFEGAGDDICHQKDARGVYVSGNVMKNSRRYGVWLNGSEYAVIQNNRIEGLSGESITGHIEYNTSGFASRNVIVLGNTIADFSPQYVFQLTPRKHPAGISLYGQLAHALPGIHNTEWRIIGNSILDWKRTAISVGYSGQIGIYDNIISAPVYDPDITATNEVLIYDSIQVVVE; this is encoded by the coding sequence ATGAAGAGGAACTTAGAGCGTTTTTTTTGCGCTGTATTGGCATGGCTGTTTTTGGCGACCGGTCCGGGGCGGGCCGGATGTTTGATGGGGTCCATCGATGTGGCCGGAGACCGTTCGGTTGTTTCCGTTGAGGTAGGGTGTACGAACACTCTTTCTGAACCCTATGTTCTCGAACACATGCCGACACTTCAGGGTTCAAGTTGGCGGCCAGTGACGACCAATCATCTGCAATCACCGGGCGGAAGGCTTGTTCATGCAGGCTCTTCCGTGGGAAGCTCCGGGTTTTACCGCGTACGATCGGGACAGGTGGACGAACTGCTTCTCGTGAACGATGATTTTGACGGAAACGGCGATGTGACCGGAAGTATCCTTGAGCGGGATGTTCAGAGAGGAGGGTGGGAGTCTTCGGTGTCTCTGCAGGTTGAAGACGGCAGGCTGACGAGCAGCTCCAGCTTGCAGTATGCTTCGGTGGAGCTTCCGCCGATCAGTCCGTATGGTATTGTTAAAATTACTGCGGATTATGTTTCGCAGGATAATAACTACTGGTTGGGCATGGGGTTTGCTGCCCGTTCGGGAGGATTGCACGATAGTACGAATTCCGGCCCATGGTTCAATGTGCGGGGCAACGGCGCCGTTTCGCTGTTTGGCGGAAGCGGGATGTCGAACCGGATGAGCTCTGCTGTGGCGCCTCCGGGGCGCTGTGAAATTATGATGGAGTACAATGTGCTAACGCAGAGTGCGACGCTATCCATCGGTGGTGTTGTGGTTTTTGATGAGGTTCCGGTTGTGAACTTGGTTGAGCCGGATTTGAGCTGGTTCACGGTGGAGTTTGAGGAAGATACCGCAACAGCCGGGCATTCCCTTGACAACGTTCGGGTGGAATACCTGCCGCGGCCGCGACCGCTTAGATCCCTCGATACAACGCAGCTCATTCAGGTGACCGACACCAGTGTCAGCGGAATTCAGCAGGCGCTGTACGATGCAAAAGCGCTTTCTACTGCCTCTGATCCGGTCCGGCTCAGCATTCCCCAAGGGACATATACATTCAAGGCGCCGGCAAGCAACGGTCAGTGCGTTTTCCAGATCGATGGGTTGGACTACACGGTTATCGACTGGAACGGTTCGAGCGTTTTTCTGGAGGATCCGCTTAAAGGTTTTATGAAGCTGTATGCGGCCAATCATGTCATCGTTCAGAATCTGGATTCGGTTGACTATTCCGTACTGCCTTTCGCGCAAGGCTCTGTGGTTGCCGTTGACCACACCGCCCGAACTGTGGATGTTCAGATTGATGCGGGATTCCCGCACCCGACGAATGCGGTTTTTCTTCTCGGGGTGGATGGCGGTGAGGAAATGCGCTGGGGACATTTGGTGGATCCGAATGTGCCTGGAAAACATAAAGAAAACAGTTCGCTGCATTACTGGTTTACAAATGTGGTACATTTGAGCGGCAGCACGTTTCGATACAGTATGCAGGCGGATACGACCGGCCATTTTGAAATCAGTGACCGATTTGTCGACCTGCCCCGGTTTTCCAACCAGCTGTTTAATCTGGGGCGGGCGAAACAAACCACATTGAAAAACATAACGGCTTATTCCTGCGGAAATTTTTTCGCTTCAGGGTGGTATCTGAATGCATGCAATTTTCTGAATGTGAAGGTGTTGATCAAGCCGGGACGGTTGAAAAGTGTCAATGGTGATTGTGTCACGGGAACCGAATGGGTGCCCGGTCCCTGGATTGAAAACTGCGTTTTTGAGGGAGCCGGGGATGACATCTGTCATCAGAAGGATGCTCGTGGAGTTTATGTTTCCGGGAATGTGATGAAGAACTCGCGACGATATGGGGTTTGGCTGAATGGGTCCGAGTATGCGGTTATACAAAACAACCGCATCGAAGGTCTGTCCGGCGAGTCCATCACCGGTCATATCGAGTACAATACGTCCGGTTTTGCCAGTCGGAATGTGATCGTTCTGGGGAACACGATTGCCGACTTTTCGCCACAATATGTATTTCAATTAACGCCGAGGAAGCATCCCGCGGGCATTTCGCTCTACGGGCAGTTGGCTCATGCGCTGCCGGGGATTCACAATACCGAGTGGCGCATTATTGGAAACAGTATCCTGGATTGGAAACGCACGGCGATTTCCGTCGGGTATTCGGGTCAGATCGGAATCTATGACAACATCATTTCCGCGCCGGTCTATGATCCTGATATTACTGCGACGAATGAGGTGCTGATCTATGATTCTATCCAGGTTGTTGTCGAGTGA